The following nucleotide sequence is from Oryzias melastigma strain HK-1 linkage group LG3, ASM292280v2, whole genome shotgun sequence.
TTCCTTTGATCCTAAATGTGTCATGTTCTAATAGTGTGTGATacatactttattattttttattattattgtttcaaTTAAAACATATATGAAGAAGTCTGAATATTGAATTCGTTTTCACTTATTTTGAACCAGAGCCGAAGCTATGGGGGGGTAAGGGGGCTGCTGCCCAttccagcaaaaagctttaatCCCGCCACCACCACCGTTcctccaatgttttttttttgtttgtttaattagaGCACCCTGGAGTCTACATGTTTCCTAATTGCttgagattaaaaatatttttattggtaGTGTAAAAGTAAATGCTGGAAGTGTGATATGTTacaaaaacttcataaagcaatttttttgttgtattttgatattttactgtgctatttatttaaatagaaatgCCTCAAAACTAGGCTTTTTACAATGGTTATTGgtctgtttaaaaatagattaattacaTTAATAACTTGcaggtcatgattaattaattgaacaaaaaattaatcgttttttataataaacaaaaataaaatagtttgaatTACACatcttttcatttataaagGCCTTCCCCTCTGCTGCTCGTATTTGCCCCCTTTCAAAGTCTTCtacctaaaatgtaaaatgttccagCTCCGCCACTGTTCggaatatattttctgtttatttggattattttaaatgtcaataaaaagaaaggactatgaaaaatacagtaattaaaaataattatttttgaatggGCTTTTCAGAGTAGAACCGTCTCTGAGCAGTCTCACACTCTAGTCCTCCAGTGCTACTGACTTGCTTGTTTTCTAGGTTAGCCAACCTTAGTTGCTTCTGATTACACAGACAAGGTGTTTTCTGTCAATAAATTCCTAGAATCACACGGGTAATCAGGAAAATCCAGGGTAAGGTTATCTGGAAAACAACTACTGCAGTTACTTTCAAAGGCCAAGGCTGGACCCCAATGGACGAGAACGTACCAAGTTTCAGGACATATTTCTCTTTGactttcaaattttaaacacaaatttggAAATCAATAATATTATACATggaaagtactttttttttctcaaaaagggttttttgtctcttcctgattcaccacaatttgaacgAGGCTTGCAACAGATCACAAAACAAGTGGTATCTTGTTTTTATGGTCAAGGGtcagatcattttttggattagtaaaaagaaaaaaaagtttacaggaaaaaacaagaagattaaagcctcaaattgttttttttaacatatatttgagaaaagtttcttactgaagctcctcccacatgcggcggGATCTTCAGGTAAGCAGACTTTTGGATAATTGTTGGCCGAACCATAGGTAGTAATTTTCTTTGTActcgtcctccatcatcatcaaaATGTCTCAAGAACatggaaaaacaccaaaaacacaattttctttcaagttttctaatttatttatttaaaatcaatctCAGAGCTCTATTAGTTGCTACACATTAAAATGACATcatgcttgttttgttttgtgtttccgACAGATGAAGTTGCCCCTGTGCTGCAGTGCTTTGCTGGTTCTCCTCCTCACTCCCAGCTTCTCTCATGGAGGCAACATCTTGGTCATTCCTGCAGAGGGCAGTCACTGGATCAACATGGACATCCTGCTTCAAGCTTTACACTCCAGAGGACACACCTTGACTGTTGTTCGTTCCATCAAAAGCTGGTATATTAAGGAGAACTCCTCTTATTACAATACCTTATCGATTCCCGTTGAGAAAAACATAGATGAGGAGTTAATCACAAACGTTATGAAAGAAACTGTACAGTTTGCGCGCGGTACCCTCCCTTTGACAAGTTTTGTCCACATGACTATCGGTATGGTTGGTATTTTTAAAGACTTCCACGCAgttttgtgtgagtttgtgtcaACCATGCTTGATGACCCGGCGGTGATAAAAACCTTGCATGAGAGCAGGTTTGATATGGTGCTCGCTGACCCATGTTGGGGAGGCGGACCCATTTTGGCCAAATATTTGAATGTCCCTTTGGTTTATAATGGTCGCTGGGTAATAGCTGAGGAGGCTCATTTCTCCATCGCTCCCTCACCTGTATCCTACATTCCTGTAACTGGAACTGGCTTTACTGACAGGATGACCTTCTTGCAGAGagttaaaaacatattattatatttaataacATACATACAGAACGATGTGATAGCTAGGCAAATATACCAACCGATATGTGACAAGTACCTTGATCCTGATCATGACTTCAATCAGATCAAGACAGATGCAGACATTTGGCTgatgaaaacagattttgtctTCGACTATCCACGTCCAACGATGCCTAATGTTGTGTACATTGGAGGTTTTCAGTGTAAACCTGCTAAACCACTTCCTGAACATTTGGAGGAGTTTGTGCAGAGTTCTGGAGAACATGGAGTCGTCATCATGCCGATGGGAACCTTTGTCAGTGAACTTCCTGATGACATGGCAAATGAGATCGCTGCAGCTTTTGCTAAACTGCCACAGAAAGTTATCTGGAGGTACAAAGGTAAAAGACCCTCCACTCTGGGTAACAACACTTTAGTGGTGGACTGGATGCCTCAGAATGACCTTTTAGGACATCCTAAGATCAAGCTGTTTTTGGCTCATGGAGGAACTAATGGAGTCCAAGAAGCTATTTATCATGGAGTCCCAGTTGTGGGTCTGCCTTTGTATTTTGACCAATACGACAATCTTCTCcggctgcaggaaagaggtggAGCTAAGATTCTCTCCATAGCCACAGTGGACAAAGATGACAACTTCCTGAAGGCCATCCAGGAAGTCCTGACTGATCCCTCttacagggagaacatgcagagACTCTCCAGGCTGCACAGAGATCAGCCGGTGAAGCCGATGGACAAAGCCCTCTTCTGGATCGAGTTTGTCATGAGACACAAAGGAGCTGCTCACCTGAAAGCTCAGTCCTACAACATGTCATGGTTCACCTACCACTCTGTAGATGTGGTTCTGTTCCTGACTGCAGCGGTGCTGCTCGTGCTTTTGACCTCCTTCATGTTCATCAGGTGTTTGTTCAGAGCACTTTGTAAACGTAAAGTGAAACGGGAATGAGTCCAGGGTGAGCAATTCACTGCAGAAGACTTTACCAGGTTGTATTAAAGCTGTTGTCCCACACTCCTCCCAGCAAGTTGAATGCCCAACTAGAATTGATAAAACTATGTGTGGCTTTATGTATGGAGATGCTGGTGATGTTCTACCACTCTGCAGGGGAGAACTTTCTGACTCACTGCTTGCTAGTATGGCACTAAGgcagacatggaaaaaaaatgtagagaaTAATAAACAGAGCAGAAGATGACCGACTGCCCCCTTCCTTACGTCCTTCCCTGAAAAACCTTCACAGCTCACGCTACCTCAGAACTAGAAACCAGTCATATGACTCATATCCTAACTCAACCGGCTGCCTTCTGTCTAGGTGTTACCGGTACATCCAGACCCGGTCACATAGACAGTTTCTTCCATATTCAACTAAGTGCACAGATGCACTAAAGCCTTTTATAGTTTTCAGGTAAAGGGCACTTTAATCAACACCATTCCAGATTCCAACTTACTATCTGTACATTTTTCAATACAATACACCCTCTCTGTTCtactttactttaattttagagaaaaatgtgccaataaaatataattttcctctttggatttctttttgttgatttttttttttttttttttttgtggttgggtttgatttggtttgtgtgttgtttttcatgCTAACGCCTGTGCACTATGAGCAgaacttgtatttttgttgtatgtTAATGTACACTGACAGTAAAGTCATTCTATCCGTTCAGATTATAGGTTATAGATGCATGATCATGTTTAGCCTTTCTGTGTAACATTTTTAAGCCTTTGAATaagatgttttgattttttttttttgcagcactttgtaattaatcaatttaattagcaaaattaaaaatgaaaatttgtagAGATAGAAAttatattctaaataaataaaatacactcttGTCAAGTCTTGTcagatttttatgaaaacaagtttttttgtgcatttttaattgaaaaattataattaattatGACAGAAATGTAGTAAGTTGGATAAGAGGAAGGAGAGCctggtgttttgttttataaattattgCTGCAATTATTCAATTGTTGTGGAACAATATCAAAAAAGCTTAAGCCAGTTAAACTTGATACAACAGACAATACTGTTTGATAACACAATGGTTTAAACATTATACAAAactttcaacaaaataaaagacatcaaatatttatttttaaaacttaaacttgatgttattttcaatgaaactatgagcaaaaatgacacaaatcaACCCTGAAATCAgctaattcagaaaaaaaaaatagtcataaaaagtcagaaaattgtCTAATAAAGATTAGAAATTCATATTTCTGCGGTTTTAAATCGTAGAATTTTTTTGCATATCCagtaaaacttttaatgaaggtttaaagagatttttaatttaaaaacaatcagtAAGCACATTTAAATGCtgtatttttccataaaaaggGTGTTCGGTTAGGTTTTGTTGTCCAATATAATTTTGACTTTAACCATTTCAGTTTATTACTAAAAGGATCAAACCTGAAATCAGAAATCTCAGAACAGAAATGTGGTTTCAGTGGttaaagagagagaaaaaaatatagcataaaagtgaatttaaaagaaatcttgtaatgcttgttgtttttttgacaagcACTTACACTCATAAATTACATCACCCAAATATAACAGATTTCTTGTGTGTGCTCAAACCTAGAGCCGTCTAAGTACATGTTTTCTGTATTTCATGAacaatttattgtgtttttctgctttgtagAAAAAGAATGTTAATCTCAAAATTAAATAACTGTGCACACATTCAATGTTTTGGGGCATTAATTACTTTTGTCCTCTCCCCTACTTCATGAAGATAGTACATGATACATTATCTAAAAGTTTATTGGTGGTTTTATCTCTTGATtctctttttggttttcttttcttaatgaGTCTTCAAAGGAAAGAACACAAAAGGACTAAAACTAACGAATTAAAAAAGATTATTGAACCAAGAAACAAATTGTTAAAGAGGAACTGAATATTTGCTTTTGCAAATCTGGACCTGAAAATATGTCCAAAGTGCAAAAGATTAACCTGCCCTTGAACAACTTAATACATCTGTGTGGTGTGGGGCCTAAACTATTTCAGTAGAACTGATTTCACGTAACTTCCTTGGCTGCAGAGAGCAGTGACTGAACCTTCAATTCCCCAACAAAGTGAGAAACCAAAGACTGTAtaaaagaattatttttacagtcaatgtgaGAAACCAGAGAAGGTGCATCGcatatttttccatgtttttttttttttttttttttttgtttttccagcattttattctctggaaaaaaagttttgttttccaaaatgtttttttgtgctgttgttttttacattttggtttctggaattttgttttattttctaaaatgcaatgctgtttttttaggagCCTCTGTAACACTTAGCAGaagatctatttaaaaaaaataatggtctattatgaaatggtttattcttaaaacatcaacaacaaaaCCTAAAGAAGatgtgcaagaaaaaaaaacacacataagacaaatatatcaaatttaGTGAGGATAATAAGTCATAAATtgacaggaaaacaacaaaaaatattcatattcatTTGCATGCATAAATATACGAATATCCACATAACTTTGACTGCAATTGCCTATTTTACAAGTTCACAtgttattgtaaattttaatgtattattatttgttttgtttttattgtcactATTTTATGTACAGCGACCTTGGGTTCCAAGAAAGGcgccaaacaaacaaaatgtattattgtattattattagaaatgtaaaaaatgatgcCATCATTTATCTTAACCATTTTAAGGTGTAGTATCCAGAAAATATATTGTAGCGTCCCTCCAGACTGATGCACCGAAACTCCAAAGCTTTTTAATGCTCTTTATTCTGGTTACTGTCGGCCGTAACCAACGCCGTACAACTTGCAGCAACTTCAGAACCGAACCAACAGGGCAGAGCGCTTCCCCAAAAACATTCTCATTTCCTCGCGCCTGCACAGCCCACCCTCTTTTTCCTATTCAGCCAATAGCTGCGCCCAACCAGTCCAAACCCCCCCCGACAACAGGCTGAGTGACAAAACAAGGGCCAATCAGTGTCTCCTACTGGTGCATTCATGGAACCCTGGAATCCAGAATGCACCCATACAGTTACCCAGCAGAACTCAGTCCGCTAcactatatataaaaaaaacataaacagaaatgactgAATTGTATTTAATTGCATGTTTTAAGATGTGCACCAGGAATCTGAGcctttagtttctttttcttcttgggTTTGTTCTATTAATGTTTGAGTCAAGTCTTTAGTATTGCCTGATCAAAATACAGCGAATTACTTTACTGTTCTTTAAGTTGCTTTTAGTTTCTTGTTTAAATCGGTTACTCATTGTCAGATCTTTTGTTTTATgctcgtccatccatccgtgcAACCTTTCCCCTCCACCTCCAGctaaagttgtttatttccGACTGTCCTGCATCTGACTGAGCAGCACTGATAAGTGACGCCTGCGCTGATCTTTTCCGCGGTTCGGACAGAAACACCCATTGCATACCGCTGTGTATTCAGAGTGAGTGCATTCTTGAAAAGTTCTTAATTAATTCCTTTTCCTTATTTATCGGTGGGGCTGTAAATTTCACGTCCAGATTCTCAACCTTCACTTACGTCCGTTTTCCGGAGATTTCGTGTCGCGAACAGACGTGAAATTAACCCGGAAGCGAGtttgcttttacatttaaacgtgGTTTTTGTTGAGTTAAACTTAGTTTCGAATCATGTAATGTTTGTAGCTTTGTGTTGCTATTTAGAACAAGCGAGTGTTTATCGTTGATTTCTgtaaatacaactttatttaaaaaccgtACTTAAACAGTACAGTGGTTCCTGGCTTGCAAGGGTCGACGTCTGTGgcattctgggtaatgtagttaATACctactccgatgaaaattgtatttttggtgtatTTAACTTATTctagttgcatttttctgatgatgggttacttatataaacaaaaattgGCTCAAAAtctcatttctgagtatttatttatttaaatagttgttAATCGGGAGTACAACATtgtaaaatagactgaaataatatatatattttatatttttatatatatgcattttgtaactttttatgaACAAAGATTGACCTTCGGCTCCTCCCTAATGTTTTTCTACACCCCGCCGTAGATATATTTGCAGCTCACGTTATATTTCACATAAACCTATTAGAATCAGACCCTGCATTTGCAGCTGTATGAACACAACTGATCCACACAGGCGGACGTTTAAGGGGTGTAGTAGTCACTTGAGCgaacaaaaaggagaaattacTTTCACTCTGTCCGGGCCATTCTGTGTTTGTTCTTTAGAAAGGGCGTTGGTTTGATCCAGCGTGCTAATGATAAACCAATTCTCTGTAACCTAAACTTTTGAATTTGAAGctaaggatgtattcagaccagacacatttggttcgcttaaagtaaaccagtttgtttccccctgataatccaaaacaaatcttcagtctaaatacacccagGCAAACCCTGCTCCTGCACCACggaccgctctctgacccatctttcaagatGCTCTCGATTCGTTTCTAATCGGACTGAACTCCGGTTTGCTCTGTgcttcctcagtctgaataggctccatgctcggagtggaacagcTGGACCAcaacggccaccgtagctgaCCACTTCCTGATGTAAACAGAATcggaaaaccacacagatggaCTTTTACAGAACGCCCTATATTCAATATTGTTGaaattttaacttatttctcCATTTTGTTGATCTCAATCTTCTCCTAAATAAAAGGCTGGGGTAACACGACAAAAATATGCTGTTGGCAAAAACTTGTAGCTTTCAATCTGCAggtcacaagctccttgctctgctccattctgatgtatccacttgcagacaaatagatcaatttacatcttcattttcctcatctgagctggcatctgactcaaaactctacggctggatcgctccaacattgctcgccatttttgttgcaccctaATGCTAGGTTGgtggtgtgaggagctgtaagcttgCGGGAGAGCACAGGGGTgaggttgctctgcaccaacagtccagcccacaactctGTGGTGAGTTTCTGCTAAACTAATGATTCTATGAAgaaattatacttaaaaaaaaaattcttataatataataatcacgattaaaaaccactgggaacgcttttacaataaaacaaatttggaGTCTGACTTTAACAAACATAATAAAGCTCTCATGGAGGTTGTTTCAAAAACATAGAAgagattttttaattgttctatTAACTGCTTACTACTGACATTCTattaatgtcttgttttttctcatttcagatGAAGCTGACCGTGTGTTCCAGTGTTTTGCTGTTGCTTCTCACCTTCAGTTTCTGCCATGGAGgcaacatctttgtttttcctgcagagGGCAGTCACTGGATCAACATGGACATCCTGCTTCAAGCTTTACACTCCAGAGGACACAATATTACAATCCTCCGTTCCACCAGGAGCTGGTACATTAAGGCAAACGCTTCTTATTACAATGCCTTATCAATGCCTGTTGAGAAAAGCATTGATGAAACGTTTATCACAAACCTGATGAAGGCGGGTGTTCAGTTTGTACTGGGAACAACCCCCTGGCTAAGTTCTATCAACATCTTAACAAAGATGGTGGACATAATAACATATTTACATTCAGCCGTATGTGAATTAGTGTCAGCTGTGCTGGATGATGCAGCTCTGATGAAAACTTTAGAGGACACCAAATTTGATTTGGTGCTGTCTGACCCGTGCTGGGGCGGTGGAGTCATTCTGGCTAAATATATGAAACTTCCTTTGGTTTATTATGTTCGATGGCAGATTGGTGAAGATGCACATTTCGGCATTGCTCCTTCACCTTTATCCTATATTCCTGTGACAGGGTCTGGCTTTACTGATAGGATGACCTTCTTGCAGAGAgtgaaaaacatgattttgtatTTGGTGACGTACATACAAAATGATGTCATAAGTGGTCGACTATACCAACCGACATGTGCCAAGTACCTCGGTCCTGATTGTGACTTCAATCAGATCAAGACAGATGCAGACATTTGGCTGATGAGAACAGATTTTGTCTTTGATTATCCACGTCCGACAATGCCCAATGTTGTGTACATTGGAGGGTTCCAGTGTAAACCTGCTAAACCACTTCCTGAACATTTGGAGGAGTTTGTGCAGAGTTCTGGAGAACATGGAGTCGTCATCATGCCGATGGGAACCTTTGTCAGTGAACTTCCTGATGACATGGCGAATGGGATCGCTGCGGCGTTAGCTAAACTGCCACAGAAAGTTATCTGGAGATACAAAGGTAAAAGACCTGCCTCTGTGGGTAACAACACTTTAGTGGTGGACTGGATGCCTCAGAATGACCTTTTAGGACATCCTAAAATCAAGCTGTTTGTGGCTCATGGAGGAACTAA
It contains:
- the LOC112160571 gene encoding UDP-glucuronosyltransferase 2C1 isoform X2, which translates into the protein MKLPLCCSALLVLLLTPSFSHGGNILVIPAEGSHWINMDILLQALHSRGHTLTVVRSIKSWYIKENSSYYNTLSIPVEKNIDEELITNVMKETVQFARGTLPLTSFVHMTIGMVGIFKDFHAVLCEFVSTMLDDPAVIKTLHESRFDMVLADPCWGGGPILAKYLNVPLVYNGRWVIAEEAHFSIAPSPVSYIPVTGTGFTDRMTFLQRVKNILLYLITYIQNDVIARQIYQPICDKYLDPDHDFNQIKTDADIWLMKTDFVFDYPRPTMPNVVYIGGFQCKPAKPLPEHLEEFVQSSGEHGVVIMPMGTFVSELPDDMANEIAAAFAKLPQKVIWRYKGKRPSTLGNNTLVVDWMPQNDLLGHPKIKLFLAHGGTNGVQEAIYHGVPVVGLPLYFDQYDNLLRLQERGGAKILSIATVDKDDNFLKAIQEVLTDPSYRENMQRLSRLHRDQPVKPMDKALFWIEFVMRHKGAAHLKAQSYNMSWFTYHSVDVVLFLTAAVLLVLLTSFMFIRCLFRALCKRKVKRE
- the LOC112160571 gene encoding UDP-glucuronosyltransferase 2A3 isoform X3, whose amino-acid sequence is MKLTVCSSVLLLLLTFSFCHGGNIFVFPAEGSHWINMDILLQALHSRGHNITILRSTRSWYIKANASYYNALSMPVEKSIDETFITNLMKAGVQFVLGTTPWLSSINILTKMVDIITYLHSAVCELVSAVLDDAALMKTLEDTKFDLVLSDPCWGGGVILAKYMKLPLVYYVRWQIGEDAHFGIAPSPLSYIPVTGSGFTDRMTFLQRVKNMILYLVTYIQNDVISGRLYQPTCAKYLGPDCDFNQIKTDADIWLMRTDFVFDYPRPTMPNVVYIGGFQCKPAKPLPEHLEEFVQSSGEHGVVIMPMGTFVSELPDDMANGIAAALAKLPQKVIWRYKGKRPASVGNNTLVVDWMPQNDLLGHPKIKLFVAHGGTNGVHEAIYHGVPVAGLPMYFDQYDNLLRLQERGGAKIVSISTVDKDDSFLEAMQEVLTDPSYRENMQRLSRLHRDQPVEPMDKALFWIEFVMRHKGAAHLKAQSYNMSWFTYHSVDVVLFLTAAVLLVLLTSFMFIRCLFRALCKRKVKRE
- the LOC112160571 gene encoding UDP-glucuronosyltransferase 2C1 isoform X1; the protein is MKLPLCCSALLVLLLTPSFSHGGNILVIPAEGSHWINMDILLQALHSRGHNITILRSTRSWYIKANASYYNALSMPVEKSIDETFITNLMKAGVQFVLGTTPWLSSINILTKMVDIITYLHSAVCELVSAVLDDAALMKTLEDTKFDLVLSDPCWGGGVILAKYMKLPLVYYVRWQIGEDAHFGIAPSPLSYIPVTGSGFTDRMTFLQRVKNMILYLVTYIQNDVISGRLYQPTCAKYLGPDCDFNQIKTDADIWLMRTDFVFDYPRPTMPNVVYIGGFQCKPAKPLPEHLEEFVQSSGEHGVVIMPMGTFVSELPDDMANGIAAALAKLPQKVIWRYKGKRPASVGNNTLVVDWMPQNDLLGHPKIKLFVAHGGTNGVHEAIYHGVPVAGLPMYFDQYDNLLRLQERGGAKIVSISTVDKDDSFLEAMQEVLTDPSYRENMQRLSRLHRDQPVEPMDKALFWIEFVMRHKGAAHLKAQSYNMSWFTYHSVDVVLFLTAAVLLVLLTSFMFIRCLFRALCKRKVKRE